Proteins from one Penaeus vannamei isolate JL-2024 chromosome 8, ASM4276789v1, whole genome shotgun sequence genomic window:
- the LOC138862356 gene encoding prothymosin alpha-A-like yields MGLREASREKERYMFEEGWENEDENEDMCDCEAEDENEDMSDCEAEDENEDMGDCKDDKDDCEAEEGNDYMGDCEDEDENEDMGDCKDDKGDCEDENEVENEDMGEGEDENDYMGDCKDEVENEDMGDRKDYKSDCEDDNENEDEVENEDMGDCEDEDEMRIWITVRMKVRM; encoded by the coding sequence ATGGGATTAAGAGAGGcaagcagggagaaggagagatacatgttcgaagagggatgggaaaatgaggatgaaaatgaggatatgtGTGACTGTGAGGctgaggatgaaaatgaggatatgaGTGACTGTGAGGctgaggatgaaaatgaggatatggGTGACTgtaaggatgataaggatgactGTGAGGCTGAGGAAGGAAATGACTATATGGGTGactgtgaggatgaggatgaaaatgaggatatggGTGACTGTAAGGATGATAAGGGTGActgtgaggatgagaatgaggttGAAAATGAGGatatgggtgagggtgaggatgaaaaTGACTATATGGGTGACTGTAAAGATGAGGTTGAAAATGAGGATATGGGTGACCGTAAGGATTATAAGAGTGACTGTgaggatgacaatgaaaatgaggatgaggttGAAAATGAGGATATGGGTGactgtgaggatgaggatgaaatgaGGATTTGGATAACTGTGAGGATGAAAGTGAGGATGTGA